The following are from one region of the Rosettibacter firmus genome:
- the cobA gene encoding uroporphyrinogen-III C-methyltransferase: protein MEKINKYKINSLPILLRNPKILLIGGGNVAFQKAKVLIENEIEFFIIAEKVCEELKYFNIPYKQKKFEKSDADNFNIIINATGNDEVKNIINEIKKERFILVNTVDVPEECDFYFSSLLLYKNLKIAVSSDGASPTLTQIVRDKIKQLLPDRLGEFAEKKLYERINSKIEIEETKKETLRLFGKVYIIGCGIGGVDFLTIKAFKTLQYLDIVFYDHLIDDEILDILPKKTKKIYVGKCKGKHSLSQDEINNLLLEFALKGMKVGRLKNGDPFIFGRGAEEAEFLINNNIDVEIIPGISSAFAAPLAAGIPPTSRGFANSVSVVTGHVSGGAFDSSWIELLKRKNHTTIVLMGLTQVENIYHYAINSGIDKNLPVAIVSNAASSNQKVFTGNLENLIALSKEATSPAVLIFGEVIKYSNILPHYEAGFNELNYLSTETSSNDLLKKERVLL, encoded by the coding sequence ATGGAAAAGATAAATAAATATAAAATAAATTCATTGCCAATTTTATTAAGAAATCCAAAAATTTTACTGATTGGCGGTGGTAATGTAGCTTTTCAAAAAGCTAAAGTATTAATAGAAAACGAAATTGAATTCTTTATTATAGCAGAGAAAGTTTGTGAAGAATTAAAATATTTCAATATTCCATACAAGCAAAAGAAATTTGAAAAGAGTGATGCAGATAATTTCAATATAATTATAAATGCAACTGGAAATGATGAAGTAAAAAATATAATCAATGAAATTAAGAAAGAAAGATTTATTCTTGTCAATACAGTTGATGTACCTGAAGAATGTGATTTTTACTTTTCATCTTTACTTTTGTATAAAAATTTAAAAATAGCCGTATCAAGTGATGGTGCCAGTCCAACTTTAACTCAAATAGTTAGAGATAAAATAAAACAATTATTACCTGATAGACTCGGAGAATTTGCAGAGAAAAAATTATATGAAAGGATTAATTCAAAAATTGAAATTGAAGAAACCAAAAAAGAAACATTACGTTTATTTGGAAAAGTTTATATCATTGGTTGCGGTATTGGAGGAGTTGACTTTTTAACAATAAAAGCATTTAAAACTTTACAATATCTCGATATAGTTTTTTATGATCATCTTATTGATGATGAAATATTAGACATACTTCCTAAGAAAACAAAAAAAATTTATGTAGGGAAATGCAAAGGAAAACACTCTTTATCACAAGATGAAATTAATAATTTATTACTGGAATTTGCATTAAAAGGAATGAAAGTGGGCAGATTAAAAAATGGAGATCCTTTTATATTCGGTAGAGGTGCAGAAGAAGCAGAATTTTTAATAAATAACAATATCGATGTTGAAATTATTCCCGGTATCTCTTCGGCTTTTGCTGCACCATTAGCAGCTGGAATACCACCTACTTCAAGAGGATTCGCAAATTCAGTTTCAGTTGTTACTGGACACGTTAGTGGTGGAGCTTTTGACAGTTCTTGGATAGAACTATTAAAAAGAAAAAATCATACTACAATTGTTTTGATGGGTTTAACACAGGTTGAAAATATTTATCATTATGCAATTAATTCAGGCATCGATAAAAATTTACCTGTTGCTATTGTCTCAAATGCTGCAAGCAGCAATCAAAAAGTTTTTACTGGCAATCTTGAAAATCTAATTGCACTTTCTAAAGAAGCAACTTCTCCTGCTGTTTTAATATTCGGTGAAGTAATTAAATACTCAAATATACTCCCACATTACGAAGCTGGATTTAATGAATTAAATTACCTTTCAACCGAAACTTCAAGTAATGATTTATTAAAAAAAGAAAGGGTGTTATTATGA
- a CDS encoding copper chaperone PCu(A)C translates to MNLLLIFLMFFSSQGNKIKIKEPWMRISAEGQSTALFMKIENTGNIADTLYKVECGFADRVEIHETYHQGEMMGMREVPFIIIPEKSTFELKPRAHHIMVIKLKKDIKKGTQEEFTLYFKQAGKLKVKATAQEMQIQGMGHKH, encoded by the coding sequence ATGAATCTACTTTTAATTTTCTTGATGTTTTTTTCATCTCAGGGGAATAAAATTAAGATTAAAGAACCCTGGATGAGAATTAGTGCCGAAGGTCAATCAACTGCACTATTTATGAAAATTGAAAATACTGGTAATATTGCAGACACACTCTACAAAGTTGAATGTGGCTTTGCAGATCGCGTAGAAATTCATGAAACATATCATCAGGGCGAAATGATGGGAATGCGAGAAGTACCATTCATTATTATACCAGAAAAATCAACATTTGAGCTAAAACCAAGAGCTCATCATATAATGGTTATTAAGTTGAAAAAGGATATTAAGAAAGGAACTCAGGAAGAGTTTACATTATATTTCAAACAAGCTGGCAAATTGAAAGTAAAAGCTACTGCCCAGGAAATGCAAATCCAGGGAATGGGACATAAACATTAG
- a CDS encoding sulfate adenylyltransferase subunit 1, protein MKERMNIVVVGHVDHGKSTLIGRLLADTNSLPVGKLEQIKKTCELNAKPFEYAFLLDALVDEQTQGITIDTARIFFKTKKREYIIIDAPGHIEFLKNMISGAARAEAAILLIDAHEGIAENTKRHAYMLSLLGINQIIVAVNKMDLVDFSESRFNQIKNDYSKYLNEININPVEYVPISAFHGLNLIEHSNKMSWYKGKTILELIDSFEKEKEDEENDFRMFVQGVYKFTENGDNRRIIAGTINSGTINVGDEIIFLPSQKKSIVKSIEIFGKEAPLFAIAEQAIGLTLTTQIYVKPGDLICRIDQQLPYTTNRFIANIFWMGKNNLSIHKKYKLKIGTNKAGVSIEAIKSVMNASTLEKENYREEVHRNEVAQIIFRTDKPISFDLFSKIKSTGRFVIVDEYDIAGGGIIIEALEEKEELVTPDYSGFERELYELIKKYFPHWEIKPIY, encoded by the coding sequence ATGAAAGAAAGAATGAATATTGTTGTGGTTGGTCATGTAGATCATGGGAAAAGCACTTTAATTGGTCGATTACTTGCAGATACAAACTCATTACCTGTTGGTAAATTAGAACAGATTAAAAAAACTTGCGAATTAAATGCAAAACCATTTGAGTATGCTTTTCTTCTTGATGCTTTGGTAGATGAACAAACACAGGGAATTACAATTGATACAGCAAGAATATTCTTTAAAACGAAAAAAAGAGAATATATAATTATTGATGCACCAGGTCATATCGAATTTTTGAAAAATATGATCAGTGGTGCAGCACGAGCCGAAGCAGCAATTTTATTAATTGATGCACACGAAGGTATTGCAGAAAATACGAAGCGTCATGCATATATGCTTTCATTACTTGGTATTAATCAGATTATTGTAGCAGTAAATAAAATGGACTTAGTTGATTTCAGCGAATCCAGATTTAATCAAATTAAAAATGATTATTCAAAATATCTTAATGAAATAAATATTAATCCTGTCGAATATGTTCCTATATCAGCATTCCACGGTTTAAATTTGATCGAGCATTCAAATAAAATGTCCTGGTATAAAGGTAAAACTATTCTTGAATTAATCGATTCATTTGAAAAAGAAAAAGAAGATGAAGAAAATGATTTCAGAATGTTTGTACAGGGTGTTTATAAATTTACAGAAAATGGAGATAACCGCAGAATAATCGCTGGTACAATCAATTCAGGTACTATTAATGTTGGAGACGAAATTATTTTTCTGCCATCTCAAAAGAAATCTATAGTAAAATCAATTGAAATATTTGGTAAAGAAGCTCCATTATTTGCAATAGCAGAACAAGCAATTGGATTAACATTAACAACTCAAATTTATGTTAAACCGGGCGATTTAATTTGCAGAATAGATCAGCAATTGCCATATACCACTAATCGTTTTATCGCCAATATTTTCTGGATGGGGAAAAACAATCTTAGTATTCATAAAAAATACAAACTAAAAATTGGAACTAATAAGGCTGGTGTAAGCATTGAAGCTATTAAATCTGTCATGAATGCTTCTACATTAGAAAAAGAAAATTATAGAGAAGAAGTTCATAGAAATGAAGTAGCTCAAATTATATTTAGAACAGATAAACCAATCAGCTTTGACCTGTTCAGCAAAATTAAATCAACTGGAAGATTTGTAATTGTTGACGAATATGATATAGCTGGTGGTGGAATTATCATAGAAGCTCTTGAAGAAAAAGAAGAATTGGTTACTCCAGATTATTCTGGCTTCGAAAGAGAATTATATGAATTAATTAAAAAATATTTCCCCCACTGGGAAATAAAACCAATTTACTAA
- the aceE gene encoding pyruvate dehydrogenase (acetyl-transferring), homodimeric type yields MNKDYIINNDKDIELKEWLESLQYVLETEGPERVKELLHNLDTYAHEKGVEIPFTANTPYINTIPKEKQPPFPGSREIERRIKSLIRWNAMAMVVRANKEEPGIGGHISTYASLATLYEIGFNHFFRGKDGNHEGDIIYFQGHASPGVYARAFLEGRLTKEQLENFRRELKPGGGLSSYPHPWLMPDFWEFPTVSMGLGPIQAIYRARFIRYLEDRGLKKPSDQKVWAFIGDGETDEPETLGAITLAAREKLDNLIFVINCNLQRLDGPVRGNGNIIQELEAIFRGAGWNVIKVIWGSDWDPLLEEDKSGLLIKRMNESIDGESQNFVTRGGKYVREHFFGKYPELLKLVEHYSDEQLAKMKRGGHDPEKVYAAYKAAVEHKGAPTVILAKTVKGYGLGEAGEGKNITHQQKKLNEEELREFRTKFAIPISDEDVVNAPFYKPPENSPEIQYLKERRKQLGGYIPKRVVKAPPLKTPSEELFEEFYKGTEDHEVSTTMVYVRILAKLLKDKEIGHLIVPIVPDEARTFGMEALFRQVGIYSHVGQLYEPVDKDSLLYYKEAKNGQILEEGITEAGAMSSFIAAGTAYAIHGINTIPFFSFYSMFGFQRVGDLIWAAGDMRCRGFLLGATAGRTTLAGEGLQHQDGHSHLLAYPIPNLVAYDPAFAYELAVIIRDGIYRMYEKQEDIFYYITIMNENYPQPPMPENVKDGILKGMYKFRKSNLSDQKLKAHLLGSGTILNEAIKAADILETNYKVSTDVWSVTSYKNLHLDAQETERWNMMHPDKEPKLPYISEITKGETGVFVAASDYVQIIKDAMAKWLPGPLHSLGTYGFGRSDSRAALRDFFEVDAKHIVYATLYSLFKEKKIKLDVLKKAQKDLGIYPDKPNPAKS; encoded by the coding sequence ATGAATAAAGATTATATTATTAATAATGATAAAGATATTGAATTAAAAGAATGGTTAGAATCCCTACAATATGTTTTGGAAACTGAGGGACCAGAGAGGGTAAAGGAATTATTGCATAATCTCGATACTTATGCACATGAAAAAGGTGTCGAAATTCCTTTTACAGCAAATACACCTTATATAAACACTATCCCAAAAGAAAAACAACCACCTTTCCCTGGAAGCAGAGAAATAGAAAGACGAATTAAAAGCCTTATACGATGGAATGCTATGGCAATGGTTGTAAGAGCAAATAAAGAAGAACCAGGTATTGGTGGTCATATTTCAACTTATGCATCTCTTGCAACTTTATATGAAATTGGATTTAATCACTTTTTCCGTGGTAAAGATGGAAATCACGAAGGCGATATAATTTATTTTCAGGGACATGCATCTCCTGGTGTTTATGCTCGTGCTTTTCTTGAAGGAAGATTAACAAAAGAACAACTTGAAAATTTTAGAAGAGAATTAAAACCTGGCGGTGGTCTATCTTCTTATCCTCATCCTTGGTTAATGCCAGATTTCTGGGAGTTTCCAACAGTTTCAATGGGCTTGGGACCAATTCAAGCAATTTATCGTGCTCGGTTTATTCGTTATCTGGAAGATAGAGGACTAAAAAAACCTTCTGATCAAAAAGTATGGGCTTTTATTGGTGATGGCGAAACCGATGAACCTGAAACTCTTGGTGCAATTACTCTTGCTGCAAGAGAAAAACTGGATAACTTAATTTTTGTAATTAATTGTAATCTTCAAAGACTGGATGGTCCTGTAAGAGGTAATGGAAATATTATTCAGGAACTCGAAGCAATTTTTCGTGGGGCAGGCTGGAATGTTATTAAAGTGATTTGGGGAAGTGATTGGGATCCACTCCTTGAAGAAGATAAATCAGGTTTGCTAATAAAAAGAATGAATGAATCAATTGATGGTGAATCACAAAATTTTGTAACACGTGGTGGTAAATATGTTCGCGAACATTTCTTCGGAAAATATCCAGAATTATTAAAACTTGTTGAGCATTATTCTGATGAACAATTAGCAAAAATGAAACGTGGTGGACACGATCCAGAAAAAGTTTATGCTGCTTATAAAGCTGCTGTTGAACATAAAGGAGCTCCTACAGTTATTCTTGCTAAAACTGTGAAAGGTTATGGTTTAGGTGAAGCAGGCGAAGGCAAAAATATTACTCATCAACAGAAAAAATTAAATGAAGAAGAGTTAAGAGAATTTAGAACGAAATTTGCTATCCCAATTAGTGATGAAGATGTGGTTAATGCTCCTTTCTATAAACCACCAGAAAATTCTCCAGAAATACAATACCTCAAAGAAAGAAGAAAACAACTTGGTGGTTATATACCTAAAAGAGTAGTAAAAGCACCTCCACTTAAAACACCTTCAGAAGAATTATTTGAAGAATTTTATAAAGGTACAGAAGACCATGAAGTTTCTACTACAATGGTTTATGTAAGAATTCTTGCCAAACTTTTGAAGGACAAAGAAATTGGTCATCTAATTGTTCCTATTGTTCCTGATGAAGCTCGTACTTTTGGTATGGAAGCTTTGTTCAGACAGGTTGGAATTTATTCACATGTGGGACAATTATATGAACCTGTTGATAAAGATAGTTTATTGTATTATAAAGAAGCAAAAAATGGTCAAATATTAGAAGAAGGGATTACAGAAGCTGGTGCAATGTCTTCGTTTATAGCTGCTGGAACAGCTTATGCAATTCATGGAATTAATACGATACCTTTCTTTTCTTTTTATTCAATGTTTGGTTTTCAAAGAGTAGGAGATTTAATCTGGGCAGCAGGTGACATGCGTTGCCGTGGATTTTTACTTGGAGCTACTGCAGGTAGAACAACACTTGCTGGCGAAGGTTTACAACATCAGGATGGACACAGTCATCTTCTGGCTTATCCTATTCCAAATCTTGTTGCTTATGATCCTGCATTTGCTTATGAACTTGCAGTTATAATTAGAGATGGAATTTATAGGATGTATGAAAAACAAGAAGATATTTTTTATTACATAACTATAATGAATGAAAATTATCCTCAACCTCCAATGCCAGAAAATGTTAAGGATGGAATCTTAAAAGGTATGTATAAATTTAGAAAAAGTAATTTGAGTGATCAGAAATTAAAAGCTCATTTACTTGGAAGTGGAACAATTCTTAACGAAGCAATTAAAGCAGCTGACATTCTTGAAACAAATTATAAAGTATCTACAGATGTTTGGAGTGTTACAAGTTATAAAAATCTACATCTCGATGCTCAGGAAACTGAAAGATGGAATATGATGCATCCAGATAAAGAACCAAAACTACCATATATATCTGAAATAACTAAAGGAGAAACAGGTGTATTTGTAGCTGCTTCGGATTATGTTCAGATTATTAAAGATGCGATGGCTAAATGGCTTCCTGGGCCATTGCATTCACTTGGTACTTATGGTTTTGGTAGAAGTGACAGTCGTGCTGCTTTGCGTGACTTTTTTGAAGTAGATGCAAAACATATTGTTTATGCTACTTTATATTCTTTATTTAAAGAGAAGAAAATTAAACTGGATGTTTTAAAGAAAGCTCAAAAGGATTTGGGAATTTATCCAGATAAGCCTAACCCGGCAAAATCATAA
- a CDS encoding SCO family protein yields the protein MQKQIKYIFFVILTLIYITGCNENFPIKQDISRTQNEFLNEDSIKVIFPEMIKGKVTLVTMIYTHCPDICPMTTHNMQLVESKLSKDELDKVHFVVITFDPNRDTPYVLKKYAEIRDINFNRWSLLSGNEQSTKEVLLKFDINAIPIDSSYDEKGNLSYYFIHTDRISLIDQKGQLRKNYTGSIADINEIVNDIKYLLN from the coding sequence ATGCAAAAACAAATTAAATATATCTTTTTTGTTATCTTAACTCTCATATACATTACAGGATGTAATGAAAATTTTCCTATCAAGCAGGATATATCGAGAACTCAAAACGAATTTTTGAATGAAGATAGCATTAAAGTAATTTTTCCTGAGATGATTAAAGGAAAAGTCACTTTAGTGACAATGATTTATACGCACTGTCCTGATATTTGTCCAATGACAACTCATAATATGCAGTTAGTTGAATCTAAATTGAGCAAAGATGAATTAGATAAAGTCCATTTTGTTGTAATTACATTTGATCCCAATCGTGATACTCCATATGTCTTAAAAAAGTATGCTGAGATAAGAGACATTAATTTCAATCGCTGGAGTTTATTAAGCGGCAACGAACAAAGCACAAAAGAAGTTCTTTTAAAATTTGATATCAATGCTATACCGATAGATTCTTCATACGATGAGAAAGGAAATCTATCTTATTATTTTATACACACAGATCGTATCTCTTTAATTGATCAAAAAGGACAGCTAAGAAAAAACTATACTGGAAGTATAGCAGATATTAATGAAATAGTTAATGATATAAAATACCTTTTGAACTAA
- a CDS encoding cation diffusion facilitator family transporter — MQSNYLNNLNKKRRVALNSIIAAIFITTFKIIIGISTGSLGVLSEALHSGLDMIAAIITFFAVKYSDKPADDGHNYGHGKIENYSALIETLLLFVTCLWIIFEALRRIITRDVEIDINIWAYIVIIVSIIIDYTRSTALKKAAIEFNSQALEADALHFSTDILSSMVVLAGLVGASFDFYYADAIAGLIISFIVIKISYQIGKKSFDALIDKAPIGLKEEIGEIVSTIPEVIISHDIKVRESGPYKFVDLNIHVNKSLTIEQAHEISHKVEEAIKNKIKNIEVMVHTEPDDERSPLN; from the coding sequence ATGCAAAGTAATTATTTAAATAATCTGAATAAAAAAAGAAGAGTAGCTTTAAATTCAATTATTGCAGCAATTTTTATTACAACTTTTAAAATTATCATAGGAATATCTACTGGAAGTCTTGGTGTTTTATCAGAAGCACTCCATTCTGGTCTGGATATGATTGCAGCAATAATAACTTTCTTTGCAGTGAAATACTCAGATAAGCCAGCAGACGATGGTCATAATTATGGTCATGGTAAAATAGAAAATTATTCTGCATTAATTGAAACCTTATTATTATTTGTTACATGCTTATGGATAATTTTTGAAGCATTGAGAAGAATTATTACAAGAGATGTTGAAATTGATATAAATATCTGGGCTTATATTGTAATTATTGTTTCTATAATTATTGATTATACACGTTCAACAGCTCTTAAGAAAGCTGCAATTGAATTTAATAGTCAAGCTCTGGAAGCAGATGCACTCCATTTTTCAACAGATATTTTGAGTTCAATGGTTGTTTTAGCTGGTTTAGTTGGAGCTTCTTTTGATTTTTACTATGCAGATGCAATAGCAGGATTGATCATTTCTTTTATTGTAATTAAAATAAGTTATCAAATTGGGAAAAAATCTTTTGATGCATTAATTGATAAAGCTCCAATTGGTTTAAAAGAAGAAATCGGGGAAATTGTAAGTACAATACCAGAAGTAATAATTTCTCATGATATCAAGGTAAGGGAATCTGGACCTTACAAATTTGTTGATTTGAATATACATGTGAATAAATCTTTGACAATTGAACAAGCCCACGAAATTTCTCATAAAGTAGAAGAAGCAATTAAAAATAAAATAAAAAATATTGAAGTCATGGTTCATACAGAACCAGATGATGAACGATCCCCTTTAAATTAA
- the cysD gene encoding sulfate adenylyltransferase subunit CysD translates to MDYLDKLEAHSIYIFREAYREFKHLAMLWSIGKDSTVLLHLARKAFFGHVPFPLIHIDTSFKIPEMIEYRNKLARELKLKLIVGQNKEALKTKQTFPDGNVDRITCCKLLKTEALKNTLSGQFPRYRLDHELGVFVEDQDKEAYTGVIVGVRADEEGSRSKERYFSPRDKNSDWDIGDQPPELWNQFKTEFAPKTHVRIHPLLDWTELNIWEYIDRENIPVVSLYFDNGNGKRYRSLGCYPCTFPIDSTAKNVKEIIEELKSGKLKNIAERSGRAQDKDGGGTLEELRREGYM, encoded by the coding sequence ATGGATTACCTGGATAAATTAGAAGCTCACAGCATTTATATTTTCAGAGAAGCATATAGAGAATTTAAACATTTAGCCATGTTATGGTCTATTGGAAAAGATAGCACCGTACTTCTACATCTTGCAAGAAAAGCTTTTTTTGGTCATGTACCTTTTCCACTAATACATATAGATACTTCTTTTAAAATTCCTGAAATGATTGAATACAGAAATAAACTTGCAAGAGAATTAAAACTAAAATTGATAGTTGGACAAAACAAAGAAGCACTTAAAACAAAACAGACTTTCCCGGATGGCAATGTTGATAGAATTACTTGCTGCAAACTTCTAAAAACTGAAGCTTTGAAAAATACATTATCTGGACAATTTCCCAGATATAGACTTGATCACGAACTGGGTGTATTCGTTGAAGACCAAGATAAAGAAGCTTATACTGGAGTAATTGTTGGTGTAAGAGCCGACGAAGAAGGAAGTCGTTCTAAAGAACGATATTTTTCTCCAAGAGACAAAAATAGTGATTGGGATATTGGTGATCAGCCACCTGAATTGTGGAATCAATTTAAAACTGAATTTGCACCTAAAACTCATGTAAGAATTCATCCATTACTAGATTGGACAGAATTAAATATCTGGGAATATATAGATAGAGAAAATATTCCTGTAGTATCACTTTATTTTGATAATGGCAACGGAAAAAGATATCGATCGCTTGGATGCTATCCGTGCACTTTTCCTATAGATTCTACTGCAAAAAATGTAAAAGAAATTATTGAAGAATTAAAAAGTGGTAAACTAAAAAATATAGCAGAAAGATCTGGAAGAGCACAGGATAAAGACGGAGGTGGAACATTAGAAGAATTGAGAAGAGAAGGCTATATGTAA
- a CDS encoding 2-oxo acid dehydrogenase subunit E2 — translation MIVDFKLPHLGENIHTADIIKVLVKEGDRVELDQIIIEIETDKATIEVPSEVSGIVKKVHVKEGTKANVGDPIISVETQNEEPAKVEEKLEEVQQANIETVTKEESQTYEKITAESVQSPVIENHSHMPKVIEIPRDIVSTIVPASPSVRRFAREIGVDITKVRGTGPKGRILIEDVKAYAKTLNEQIQKGTVARISGEPLPDFSKWGEVERQPMSNIRRKTAEHLSYAWTTIPHVTQSDKADITELEKLRKQYSQKVEAAGGKLTITSILLKVVASALKVFPQFNSSIDMEKNEIIYKKYINIGVAVDTDRGLLVPVIRDVDKKNITQLSIELTEISKKARDKKLSLEEMQGGCFTISNLGGIGGTYFTPIVNSPEVAILGVSKSVIEPVYIDGEFKPRLMMPLSLSYDHRIIDGADGIRFLRWIVNALENPFLLSLEG, via the coding sequence ATGATAGTCGATTTTAAATTACCTCATCTCGGTGAAAATATTCACACTGCAGATATAATTAAAGTTCTGGTCAAAGAAGGAGACAGAGTAGAACTAGATCAAATTATAATTGAAATAGAAACAGATAAAGCTACTATAGAAGTACCTTCGGAAGTAAGTGGTATTGTAAAAAAAGTTCATGTTAAAGAAGGTACGAAAGCCAATGTTGGAGATCCGATTATATCTGTTGAAACTCAAAATGAAGAACCCGCCAAAGTCGAAGAGAAACTTGAAGAAGTTCAACAGGCTAATATAGAAACTGTAACAAAAGAAGAATCGCAGACTTATGAAAAAATAACTGCAGAAAGTGTGCAATCACCTGTTATAGAAAACCATTCACATATGCCTAAAGTGATTGAAATTCCGAGAGATATAGTAAGTACAATTGTTCCAGCATCACCTTCGGTAAGAAGATTTGCTCGAGAAATTGGTGTTGATATTACTAAAGTAAGAGGAACTGGTCCAAAAGGAAGAATATTGATTGAAGATGTAAAAGCATATGCCAAAACATTAAATGAACAGATTCAGAAAGGAACTGTAGCAAGAATTTCAGGTGAACCATTACCGGATTTTTCAAAATGGGGTGAAGTTGAACGTCAACCGATGAGTAATATTCGTCGTAAAACTGCCGAGCATCTTTCATATGCATGGACTACAATTCCACATGTAACTCAATCAGATAAAGCTGATATTACTGAATTGGAAAAATTACGCAAACAATATTCTCAAAAAGTTGAAGCTGCTGGAGGAAAATTAACCATAACATCTATTCTTCTTAAAGTTGTTGCATCTGCACTTAAGGTTTTTCCTCAATTTAATTCAAGTATTGATATGGAAAAAAATGAAATAATTTATAAAAAATATATTAACATTGGAGTGGCTGTAGATACTGATCGTGGTTTACTTGTTCCTGTTATAAGAGATGTCGATAAAAAAAATATTACTCAATTGAGCATAGAATTAACAGAAATCTCTAAGAAGGCACGAGATAAAAAATTATCTCTCGAAGAAATGCAGGGTGGATGTTTTACTATTTCAAATCTTGGTGGTATTGGTGGAACTTATTTTACTCCAATTGTAAATTCACCAGAAGTTGCAATTCTCGGAGTTTCTAAATCAGTAATAGAACCTGTTTATATTGATGGTGAATTCAAACCAAGATTAATGATGCCACTATCACTTTCTTACGATCATAGAATTATTGATGGTGCAGATGGTATTAGATTTTTAAGATGGATTGTTAATGCCCTTGAAAATCCTTTTCTACTTTCATTAGAAGGATAA
- a CDS encoding phosphoadenylyl-sulfate reductase — MKILEKIKNQLYDKDALEVLKLISKKFGNKAVFSTSLSIEDQVITHMLASLNSKIKIFTLDTGRLPNETYNLIERTIERYNIPIKIYFPNPRLVERMVNRDGINLFYRSIENRKKCCHVRKIQPLKRALRNKKVWITGLRKEQSITRQNMELVEYDPEFRIIKVNPLINWTEKEVWDYIKKYNIPYNSLYDKNYTSIGCEPCTRATLPGEDIRAGRWWWEHPETKECGLHIKH, encoded by the coding sequence ATGAAAATACTTGAAAAAATAAAAAATCAATTATATGACAAAGATGCTTTGGAAGTATTAAAACTTATTTCAAAGAAATTTGGAAATAAAGCAGTTTTTTCTACAAGTCTGAGTATTGAAGATCAGGTTATCACACATATGCTTGCATCACTAAATTCAAAAATCAAAATATTTACACTCGATACAGGCAGGTTGCCTAATGAAACTTATAATTTAATCGAAAGAACAATAGAAAGATATAATATACCGATAAAAATTTATTTCCCAAATCCTCGTTTAGTTGAAAGGATGGTTAATAGAGATGGAATAAATCTTTTTTATCGCAGTATCGAAAACAGAAAAAAATGTTGTCATGTAAGAAAAATTCAACCACTAAAACGTGCATTAAGAAATAAAAAAGTATGGATAACAGGATTAAGAAAAGAACAATCTATAACACGACAAAATATGGAATTAGTTGAATACGATCCGGAATTCAGGATTATAAAAGTTAATCCATTAATTAATTGGACAGAAAAAGAAGTATGGGATTATATTAAAAAATATAACATACCATACAACAGTCTTTATGATAAAAATTATACAAGCATTGGATGTGAACCATGTACAAGAGCAACACTGCCGGGCGAAGATATTCGAGCCGGTAGATGGTGGTGGGAACATCCCGAAACTAAAGAATGCGGTTTACACATTAAACATTAA
- a CDS encoding DUF2061 domain-containing protein codes for MHDKHYRSIIKSITWRLTGSIDTTIISYLLTGDYKIALSIGGIEIFTKIILYYLHERIWNKIKFGKEQKSEPEYHI; via the coding sequence ATGCATGACAAGCATTATAGAAGTATAATAAAATCTATAACCTGGCGATTAACTGGAAGTATTGATACAACCATAATTTCGTATTTATTAACCGGTGATTATAAAATTGCTTTATCAATTGGTGGAATAGAAATCTTCACAAAAATTATACTTTATTATTTACATGAAAGAATCTGGAATAAAATAAAATTCGGGAAAGAACAAAAGTCAGAACCAGAATATCATATTTGA